The region taaaaaattaaataaaaagaattgAAAATCATTTTCAACCCAGATAAATACGGGGCTGGGAACCTCTACACTTTTTTATCTTCTTTTCAAGTTTCTTGTATCAAAGAAAGAGGGTAATGGCCGGGGCCAGAGAAGACGATTTTAAGAGCCTTGGGGTCATGACGGGGTGGGTGGTTTTGAGAGTTTTGACAAGTTTCTAAACTAGATATGAAGAATCTGTGGCCCCAAAGTCGTTATTTTCGTATCCATACCCAGAAATCATTCACCATTCCATATACCCAGTTACACAAGATCTTATAGAGGCTAAGGTGACGTCCGATGAGATCTGCGCTTGAATCTTTTGGCTATGGTTGGGGCGACGTTCGACGAGATCTGTGCCTGAATCTTTCGGCTGGGGTTGGGGAATCGATGCCTCCTCGAGGTCGTGGCTGGGTCTCAATAGAGGAGATGGGCGACGTCTGGGGCTGGGGGAAGAAAACTTAGAACTGATTTGGGCATCTCAATGGTGGTCACTGATTTGGAGATGATGAACATACACAAGTAGTTAGGGTTTTCTAAATGAGTttggttgtaatttttttttttttaaaaaaaattattggtttgtGTATCTATACTATTAGTAAAAGAGCGCATAAGCAGCTCTTGGTCCATCTTTTTTTCCATTTTCATCCCTAAACTATTTTATATATTACTTTTACTGTTTAATCAAAAAACATGTAATTCTTAATTTAAATAAGGTTATTTAGGTAGTTTGGCCGATTTTGTTTTGGActtacctaatttttttttttttggaaagtgTTTTGCCCATCCTTATTTCAGTATAGATACATCATCATCTGTTCTCTTGTCAGAAAAAATTGCATACTTTTtgtctaaaaaaatatatttcatgaTAACAAAAGTAAAtaatgataacaaataaaatgTACTTTTTGTTAAAGTATACTTTTTGTTTTGGAGTGTTGTGAATAGATGgaaacagatttggaaaaaaaaatggaaCAGCCCAAAACAAAAATGTGTGATATTACTTAAATACCCAAATCCAATATAGAAATTATACTTTTTATGAAAACAAGACAAAGTAAATATAAATTAGCATAAGGTTAAAAGtggaaaaaaagtgtaaaaaaagtGGCAACAATTAGCATAAGGTTCTCCTCAGCTTTGTGTGATAttactctttctctctcctcacGTTACCCATCCAGACATTTGGTTTACACCATTTTCCCCttttatttctctctctctctctccagctTTGTGCAGCAGTACAGATCAAGTTGTGAAGACCATATTCTGGTTTCTGCTCTTTAAGGAACTCTCTGATGGTGGTGCTGGATTTCTAGGGTTTTATGTAAGggggttttgttttgttttttatttttctagaGACTTGAGTGAGAGTTGTACGAGCTTCAATGCTGACTGCCTGGTATTCGTGGCCGGCTCTCAAGGTCTACTACAATTCTAACCGTAAGGAACTGAAACCGGAGCGCTCCAGAAAAGGATGGCGCCGCCGCACCGAAGAGTTAGCTGACCTCTGTGATCGATGCGGGTAAGTAGAGTTTTTTCCTCGACTATTTTATTTGGCTTGCTGTGTGGGTGTActctgttttgtttttgtttttgttttcctcCCCGTTTACTTGAACCATGGAAAGTGATTTTGATTTTGGTGCTCTGTTTGAGTTTGAATTTCGGTGAGGTTTAGGGTTTTACTTGTGGGTATTGGGAGTAATTTACTGATTTGAGAGTTGGTTATGGTGTTATTAGCCGGTTTGCTTTTGCGTTTCTGGATTTGGGGTGTATCAAGCATGATCACGTGTCTTGAAGAAATTTTCCTTATTTCAATTTAAAAATGTGCCTGTGCTTATTCTTGCATTCGCATTTTATGCTTCTCTCTAACTATggatatgtttatgttttctttacaACTTGCTTCTCCACCATATAACTTATATGCATATGAGGTGTTtgtgaaaatgtgtatgtttaCTCTTGCATCTGCCTATGTTTTCTTCACATCTTTCTTCTATTTTAGATTACTCCATAAGTATTATGTTTACTATTTAACTTCTAAATTTATAAAAGCATTTTGGCATAATAACGTCTGCAGCATCTTTTTTAGTTCtcaatatatatgtacatatgttTCTCTCTCACTTTGACTCTAcctatgtttatgttttcttcacaTCTTTCTTCTATTTTAGATTACTCCATAAGTATTATGTTTACTATTTAATTTCTAAATTTATAAAACCATTTTGGCGTAATAACCATTTACAAAACCATTTTTAAcgtaaaaaaaagttattttttggagtattttttttcttctgctTAATGTGTTGCTCCTTATATCTCTTTCTCTTGCCACCTCATCCTTTTTATCATTATCTAAAATTAATTTGTGATTCATACGTTGACTACTGTTTCTCTTTCATGTGGTATACTATTCTAGAAGATGAAAAAACAATTTAGCTATCATTTTATGTCGGTAACTTTTAGGGCGGTGGTAATTGATATTCAATAAATATATGCACAAAAAATTAACTTGCTGAGCTAGGAGAACCCTGAAGCTACATACAGACACAAATCAAAAGGTTTTCTATTTTATTTCATGATCCCAAATTTAGCAAATAATTTAGCGTTAGTTCCTGTGCATGTAAAATGTTTGCAGAAATGTGTCTATTCCTCCCTCATCCCATCTCTTTGTGTTTCTCTCTCTATGTTGAGTTTTATTTGTACCATGCTTTTATGTTAGGCTACTCCATCAGTACTAAATATGTTTACAATCCAACTTTTACATTTACAtactaattaatttataaaattattttcctTTGAAAAATTCCTGTAATCATGatctttaaatatatatataagttgccatcaaagaaaattttggatttatgtatatatttgtaTGGAGTTTTTGGCTGTTTTATTTGGCTTGTTGTGTGgttttactttgtttttttttttttttcctcccTCTTTGCTTGAACTATGGAAAGTGATTTTGATTTTGGTGCtctatttgaatttgaatttcgGTGAGGTTTAGGGTTTCACTTGTGGGTATTGGGAGTAATTTACTGAATTGAGAGTTAGTTATAGTGTTATTAGCCGATTTGGTAATGAAGATTATGCCTGACTGAAATGTTTATTTGGGCAGTTTGGCTTTAAGATACCATTTCCCTTTTTTTACTTCTTGCTTTTGCCTTTCGGGATTTGGAGTCTACCAAGCATGATAATGATATATAACCTATAATGATATATAACCTTCAACCATTTATTGTACTTCTCGACCATATAACTTCTATGCATATAAGGTGTTTGTAAAAATGTGCCTGTGCTTGTTCTTGCATCTGCATTTTATTAAAGTTTTACCAAGGTGTTTATTGAATGTGGAAgacaaccatatatatatatataaagtgttATATAAAGGAGGAAGTAAAGATGTTAAATTTTTCAAAGTTCATTAAAGTTGATTTCAAGAAGCTAGAAAAAGTTTTGTTCCACTTAAAGACAGTATCCTTTTGTCAAATTGGGACTTGTCAATGACTATATATGTATTTGCTCGATTGGTTTATTATAAATTGTTCTTTCTTcaatttagtaatttttttttcaatactaACATGTACTttgtatataatttatttggcTAATATCAATTTATTTGCCCAGAAAGGTCTTCAGTAGGTAATGTATTCAATTCTTCTCTTTTTTAACTTAATAAATTATATTGTTAATTTTGGCATACATACTACAAGAAAAAGCATTTTACATGTCCTTAGAAAAATGATGTTATTTTATTGTTGACTTAGTATCCCTAATAACAGTGAACTTAACAATATTTTAACTATTAGTTTTGGCATCACTAAATCACTGTCCAGTAAATGTGTCAGCAGTCTATTCATGTCTTTTATCaaattccaaacaaataaaatttaatatcatTTATGCATTGTCGATGCCTTGCTACATCACTTACTTAAATACACCATTAAATGAGCAGGGTCAGTGTTTTGTTCAATTTGTAGTTCTTActttcactggggccactacgaAACAAATGGCTTCTCGTTTGAAAAGGAAAAATTGGTATTCAAATTTATCTCCACAAAAGAAAGATGATATAAAAAAGAGACGAAGGGAGATTTACATTAAAAAGAACAAGGTTGTGATGCCTATGGATGGAGGCATTTGCACCAACTCTACCAACACTTTTGAAATCGGTTAGTCAATAGTTTGGTTTTGAAAACATTTCGAAGAACTCTACACTAAAAATCTACAAATTCATTTTAGGATCTTCTTCCACCGCCTCGATGACCAACTCTATTGAATGTGGAAGACAACCACATGTTTCACTCAAGAAGAAATCTGCCACATCTGCATTAACAAATATTCCTTTTAGGCAACATTTTTTACCAATGGAATCACCTTACATACACTGTCATGCAATAAGATTTCACACTGAAACTAAAGGATTTTGCTGCTCTAATGGTGATATATCATTAGTGTCAAACCTCATTCCACGCCAACTTCATGCTCTTTTCACATCTGATTCTGATGAGTCAGCAGAATTCTGAAAATATATTCGAACATATAATAACACTTTTGCATTTACATCCTTCAGTGTTAAATATGATAAAGAGTTATGCAAGAGAAATAAAGGAATATATACATTTCGAATTCAAGGACAAGTGTATCATTTCATAAATAAATTGTTGCCATCAGATAATCACCCTTCCTATTTGCAACTTTATTTTTACGACACAGAGCATGAACTCCAACATCGAATGTGTAATTCATCAAAAATGAAATCGtacatattgacaaaattaatcgAGATATTATCATTCAACCCTTACTGTCGCTTCTTCATAAATCTAAGAGAATTGTTTGATTTAGATAACTATAAAATCCTCATTCGATCAAACACTCACATAGATCAACGAGTTTACAATCCTCCTCCAATTTCTCAAGTTGCGACAGTGTGGATTGATGACCATTCCTCTGGTGAGCATAAAAATCGGGATATTATTGTTCAAAGCCATTCAGGATATTCACACAATGTTGAATATTATTTCAGTTGTTATGACCCTTTGCAATACCCTTTATTATTTCGCCATGGAGAAAGTGGTTGGCATTGTGGAATTAAACGAGCTTGCAAAAATACTTATACACCATATGCCACAAACACTAAATTATTTGATTTAGACCACATAGAACTTCCTACAGAACTTCTCCAGAAAGAAGCACAAGGTACATAAAAGACATGAattagttatattttgaatgatatCTCCAATATAGTACTTTCTCTTTGTCTTCCAGTATGTACAAATAAGACAACGCGAACTAACGTTTCTTGTCGAGAATATTATTGCTACAAGTTACAAATTAGGCCATCGGAGGAGTCAATTTTATTACAAGCAGGAAGGTTGCTACAACAATATGTTGTTGACATGTATGTTAAGCTGGAGACATCTAGACTAGATTATTTCCATCATAAGCAAAAAGAGATTCGAGTTGAATTATATCAAGGAATCATTGACAGTATTGAGGATGGTGAAAATCGAGGATGTAAAGTTGGTCGTAGGATTATTCTACCTTCATCGTTTATTGGAGGACCTAGAGACATGAGAAAAAGATATATGGATGCAATGACATTAGTTCAACGATTTGGAAAACCAGATATATTCCTCACAATGACATGTAATCCTAATTGGTATGAAATCAAGCAAGAATTAGGCCCTAATGATGAGGTTCAAAATCGACCAGACTTAGTTGTTCGTATATTTAGGGCAAAGTTAGAGGAGTTAAAAAAGGATTTATTTATTAGACAAATTTTTGGAGGAGTAGCAGCATATGTCTATGTCATTGAATTCCAGAAAAGAGGACTTTTGCATGCACATTTATTGATAATTTTAAAACCCAACTCAAAAATTTATGGACCTGAAAACTTCGACAAAATTGTGTCAGCAGAAATACCACATGAAACCCATAACTCTCATTTATATACAATGGTAGTCAAACATATGATACATGGTCCTTGTGGTTCTATAAACCCAAAGAATGTTTGcatgaagaaagaaggaaaatgtAGAAATCGCTATCCTAAATCTTTCTGCTCCATCACAACACAAGCACAAAATGCATATCCTAGATATAAACGATGCGATGATGGTAAACACATTCAAGTAAGAGGCACTACTTTAGATAATCGTTGGGTTGTTCCATGCAATCCATTTTCACTTGCAAAATTTGACTGCCATATAAATGTAGAAATATGTTCTACTATAAAAGCTGTGAAATACTTGTATAAGTATATTTACAAGGGACATGATCATGTGGCTTTTAATATTACATCTTCAAATGATGAGAGTATGATTAATGAAATTGATCATTTCCAATCAGCAAGATGGATTTTGTCTCCAGAAGCTACGTGGAGAATATATGGTTTCACATTAAATGAAATTTACCCAGCTATTTATTCACTTCAATTACATCTCGAAGACAAACAACTCGTTACATTTAACACATCAACAAAACTTTCACATATAGTACAATCTGATGTGTTCTCACGATCTATGCTAACTGAATTCTTCAGATTGAACAGCTACAATGAAGCCACACGAACACTTTTGTATAAAGAGTTCCCTGAAAATTTTGTTTGGaatcaacaacaaaaaatttg is a window of Humulus lupulus chromosome 4, drHumLupu1.1, whole genome shotgun sequence DNA encoding:
- the LOC133832974 gene encoding uncharacterized protein LOC133832974 — its product is MYVKLETSRLDYFHHKQKEIRVELYQGIIDSIEDGENRGCKVGRRIILPSSFIGGPRDMRKRYMDAMTLVQRFGKPDIFLTMTCNPNWYEIKQELGPNDEVQNRPDLVVRIFRAKLEELKKDLFIRQIFGGVAAYVYVIEFQKRGLLHAHLLIILKPNSKIYGPENFDKIVSAEIPHETHNSHLYTMVVKHMIHGPCGSINPKNVCMKKEGKCRNRYPKSFCSITTQAQNAYPRYKRCDDGKHIQVRGTTLDNRWVVPCNPFSLAKFDCHINVEICSTIKAVKYLYKYIYKGHDHVAFNITSSNDESMINEIDHFQSARWILSPEATWRIYGFTLNEIYPAIYSLQLHLEDKQLVTFNTSTKLSHIVQSDVFSRSMLTEFFRLNSYNEATRTLLYKEFPENFVWNQQQKIWTPRKKGVVIGRVVSAYPTEGERYYLRLLLNHIRGASSFDDLKTFNNIRVTTFRELAMLHGLLESDNAIEQCLEEASINQMPCTLR